The following coding sequences are from one Homalodisca vitripennis isolate AUS2020 chromosome 7, UT_GWSS_2.1, whole genome shotgun sequence window:
- the LOC124365818 gene encoding dual specificity protein phosphatase 19-like, whose product MSFLEALQKKKSDLKQTDTLVKTSAGDVFLESHNAAGSITLHKIDSDVGYIVDLKPDLQVAGVVPGLFMGSQDVTQDSDLLQEHGITHILSVGVEVHKFPSVKYTILKALDLPEFDMRPVFETAIKLIADEIESGGRILVHCNAGVSRSASIVIAFLMKREKLCYKDAYFALKNVRPCIKPNEGFVKQLKCLEQELFLNKID is encoded by the coding sequence ATGAGTTTTCTCGAAGCGCTTCAGAAAAAGAAGAGTGATCTCAAGCAGACTGATACGCTCGTGAAAACTTCAGCCGGTGACGTGTTTTTGGAGAGTCACAATGCAGCCGGGAGTataactttgcataaaattgATTCCGATGTGGGATACATTGTGGATTTGAAACCGGATTTGCAAGTGGCTGGGGTTGTCCCAGGGTTGTTTATGGGTTCGCAGGATGTCACTCAGGACTCGGATCTTCTACAAGAACACGGTATTACTCATATTCTCAGTGTCGGAGTTGAGGTTCACAAGTTTCCGAGTGTCAAGTATACGATATTAAAAGCACTGGATCTACCAGAGTTTGATATGAGACCAGTTTTCGAAACGGCAATAAAATTAATTGCTGATGAAATTGAATCCGGGGGTAGAATTTTAGTTCATTGTAATGCTGGTGTTTCGAGATCAGCTTCAATCGTGATCGCTTTTTTGATGAAACGTGAGAAACTGTGTTACAAAGATGCATATTTCGCTTTGAAAAACGTGAGGCCTTGCATTAAACCGAATGAGGGTTTTGTCAAGCAGCTGAAATGTCTTGAACAAgaactctttttaaataaaattgattga